The following proteins are encoded in a genomic region of Candidatus Aegiribacteria sp.:
- a CDS encoding MerR family transcriptional regulator gives MIRIGLFSKLSQVPVKTLRYYDEIGLLEPAEIDRFTSYRYYSISQLPRLNRILALKDLGLSLDQIARLLAEEVPVEQLRGMLRLKEVEIQQQMQQEQEKLTLVAARLKQIELEDKMSKYDVVIKKVEPQRIASVRDVIPAYPEQGALWGELETMLSQNQVKCTSPCFTLYHSDEPEIDAEVCEPIAEDVSLPPHDRVQARELPGAEVAAVIHHGAFTTISEAYEAVIKWIETNGYQFNGPSREIYLQLPAEMGDQNDPDTVTEIQFPVAKA, from the coding sequence ATGATTAGAATCGGACTTTTTTCTAAACTCAGCCAGGTTCCGGTGAAGACGCTACGGTACTACGATGAAATCGGGCTGCTCGAACCGGCTGAAATCGATCGCTTCACCAGCTACCGCTACTACTCGATCTCCCAACTTCCCCGCCTTAACCGCATTTTGGCGTTGAAGGATTTAGGGCTGTCGCTGGATCAGATTGCCCGCTTATTAGCAGAAGAGGTTCCCGTGGAACAACTCCGCGGGATGCTCCGATTGAAGGAGGTGGAAATTCAACAACAAATGCAGCAGGAGCAGGAAAAATTAACTCTGGTAGCCGCTCGGCTGAAACAAATTGAATTGGAGGACAAAATGTCCAAGTACGATGTCGTGATCAAAAAAGTTGAACCCCAACGTATAGCTTCTGTGCGAGACGTGATCCCCGCCTATCCCGAACAAGGCGCTCTCTGGGGAGAGTTGGAAACCATGCTGTCCCAGAACCAGGTCAAATGCACCAGTCCCTGCTTCACGCTTTACCATTCCGATGAGCCCGAGATCGACGCCGAGGTATGCGAACCCATCGCCGAGGATGTCTCGCTGCCCCCCCACGATCGGGTACAGGCCCGCGAACTGCCTGGCGCCGAGGTGGCTGCAGTAATCCACCACGGGGCGTTTACCACAATCAGCGAAGCTTACGAGGCGGTCATAAAGTGGATTGAGACCAATGGATACCAGTTCAACGGGCCATCCCGGGAGATCTATCTGCAACTTCCGGCTGAGATGGGTGATCAGAACGATCCGGATACGGTGACGGAGATTCAGTTCCCTGTGGCGAAAGCCTGA
- a CDS encoding MMPL family transporter — protein sequence MGIHIGTINKFFFRVGKVIVKLRWLNLILFALVLFVAAKGLSRLKLDTSNDNWFLENSEMMHVSETFEDIFGNSDYAAVLVKVDDVFEPEVLRSIRELSDEVERFTPLADEVLSLTNLEYSLGVEGGIEIINLIPDSIPAESEELENLRSQALAKPSIVGKLLSHDCSQTWIILRLQPFPDDWANDPEYLAYAQALSEEYPQYFADFDSEKPQPPEILIGHVFAEIVGQEKYAHLHPLTSGMPMINYEKRVWFNGELPRIMLLALLLSVLVLTISLRSVRGVIFPVVCGVSAMVVVFGLQGYMGVKIDPSIITMPMLLGFAVAVGYSIHIVTFYKKGLREGRTPREAAVYSIEESGWPIMFTALTTIGALMSFLFIEVRLLRWIGLTSAALVGFTFLVTIVILPSLFSFGKRKPGKAVSNKRKENRMSFWLVRLNDVVMAHPKAILLWVGFFMLAGIWGLTQVEVSFDVRRSMGARVPYVSRLLEISDTEIGALYSYEIGIEFPDANGARDPENLRNFAQLEEEVRNFPLTKKTFSILDIVKDLNQVLNDGNPRYYSIPSMDDIQAYTNFQGSDEERHVIETQIIAQTMFLYENAGGTEAEKWMDYDGRWLHLQVDLDNYNARELQEEFNRIDQLAEELFPDANVIKSGTAAKYTVMQGIVALGQIKSFMIALGLITILLMLVFGSVKTGLIGIIPNIAPALAVGGVMGFLKIPLDMMTVTIMPMLLGLAVDDTIHFINHCHLEYERSGSYERSIRRTFFVVGPALLTTSIVLVFNFSAYFTSPANVLFNMGLLACIGIVTALVADFTVTPILLKMARVYAMGSDVTCGT from the coding sequence ATGGGCATACATATTGGAACCATTAACAAATTCTTTTTTCGTGTCGGGAAAGTCATTGTAAAACTGCGCTGGTTGAACCTTATACTCTTCGCATTGGTGCTTTTCGTTGCAGCAAAGGGACTATCACGATTGAAACTTGATACGTCGAATGACAACTGGTTCCTTGAAAACAGCGAAATGATGCATGTTTCTGAAACCTTCGAAGATATTTTTGGCAATAGCGACTACGCAGCTGTACTTGTGAAAGTGGATGATGTTTTCGAGCCGGAAGTACTGCGGAGTATTCGAGAACTCAGCGATGAGGTTGAACGTTTCACTCCACTGGCTGACGAAGTGCTTTCGCTTACGAACCTGGAGTACAGCCTGGGCGTCGAAGGCGGTATCGAGATCATCAACCTTATCCCCGATTCCATACCTGCCGAAAGCGAGGAGTTGGAAAATCTGCGGTCGCAGGCACTGGCCAAACCCTCCATAGTCGGGAAATTGCTCTCACATGACTGCAGCCAAACATGGATCATTCTTCGTCTGCAGCCTTTCCCGGACGATTGGGCCAACGACCCCGAATACCTTGCCTATGCGCAGGCTCTCTCTGAGGAGTATCCTCAGTATTTTGCTGATTTCGACAGTGAGAAACCGCAGCCACCGGAGATATTGATTGGTCATGTATTTGCAGAAATCGTTGGACAGGAGAAGTACGCTCATTTGCATCCTCTAACTTCAGGCATGCCGATGATTAATTACGAAAAGCGCGTCTGGTTTAACGGAGAACTGCCAAGAATCATGCTTCTTGCTCTTCTGCTGTCCGTACTGGTTCTTACTATCTCTCTGCGTTCAGTGCGCGGTGTTATCTTTCCTGTGGTTTGCGGTGTGAGCGCAATGGTTGTTGTATTCGGTTTGCAGGGTTACATGGGTGTAAAGATAGACCCAAGTATAATCACAATGCCGATGCTGCTTGGTTTTGCCGTAGCTGTTGGGTATTCCATTCACATTGTAACCTTCTACAAAAAGGGTCTGCGTGAAGGGCGTACTCCGCGTGAAGCGGCAGTGTATTCCATTGAGGAATCAGGTTGGCCGATCATGTTCACGGCATTGACAACCATTGGCGCATTGATGTCCTTTCTGTTCATAGAAGTACGCCTTCTACGCTGGATAGGTTTGACGTCCGCAGCACTGGTTGGATTCACTTTTCTGGTTACAATTGTGATTCTTCCATCATTGTTCAGTTTTGGCAAACGCAAACCCGGGAAAGCTGTTTCGAACAAGCGAAAAGAAAATCGAATGTCATTCTGGCTGGTTCGACTGAATGACGTAGTTATGGCTCATCCCAAAGCGATTTTACTCTGGGTTGGTTTCTTCATGCTGGCCGGTATATGGGGTCTTACACAAGTTGAAGTCTCGTTTGATGTGCGTCGTTCTATGGGGGCTCGAGTACCCTATGTCAGTAGATTACTGGAAATCAGTGATACTGAAATAGGGGCACTCTACTCGTACGAAATTGGTATTGAGTTCCCTGATGCAAACGGGGCAAGAGATCCGGAAAATCTTCGAAACTTTGCGCAGCTCGAAGAAGAGGTGCGTAATTTCCCTCTCACCAAGAAAACATTTTCTATCCTTGACATCGTAAAGGACCTCAACCAGGTGCTCAATGATGGTAACCCACGGTACTACAGCATTCCATCCATGGATGACATACAAGCCTATACCAATTTTCAGGGATCCGATGAAGAGCGTCATGTGATCGAGACGCAAATCATTGCCCAGACAATGTTCCTTTACGAAAACGCCGGTGGTACTGAAGCGGAGAAATGGATGGACTACGATGGCCGCTGGCTGCACCTGCAGGTAGATCTGGATAATTACAATGCACGGGAACTGCAAGAGGAGTTCAACCGTATCGACCAGCTTGCTGAAGAGCTATTTCCTGATGCCAATGTAATAAAATCAGGCACTGCGGCAAAGTACACGGTCATGCAGGGTATCGTTGCACTGGGTCAGATCAAATCGTTCATGATAGCGCTGGGTCTCATAACTATCCTGCTGATGCTGGTGTTCGGCAGCGTGAAGACAGGCCTTATCGGTATCATTCCGAATATTGCACCCGCACTGGCGGTTGGGGGCGTTATGGGCTTTCTGAAAATTCCACTGGACATGATGACCGTCACAATCATGCCGATGCTGCTGGGACTTGCTGTTGACGATACGATCCACTTCATTAATCACTGCCACCTGGAATACGAACGAAGTGGCAGCTACGAACGCTCAATCCGGCGAACCTTCTTCGTTGTAGGGCCGGCATTGCTAACCACATCGATAGTACTTGTATTTAATTTCTCGGCATATTTTACCTCTCCGGCAAATGTCCTCTTCAACATGGGGCTGCTGGCGTGCATCGGTATCGTAACCGCACTTGTCGCCGATTTTACTGTGACACCGATTCTGTTGAAAATGGCAAGGGTGTATGCAATGGGGTCGGACGTCACTTGCGGCACTTAG
- a CDS encoding outer membrane lipoprotein-sorting protein gives MKYQLFIVAITLLLGTISRLEAEELQLTGYAIMSLVDERDDGDDRQSELEMTLINHRGATRVREMRSYGKEYGDDSKQVIVFLSPADVAGTGYLSWEYEDEQCDDDRWLYLPALRMVRRISGASNDDYFMGSDFTYDDMGDRNVDEDTHTLLREETLEGQTCWVVESVPLNQDEQYKNRLIWVRQDNYMVIRAEYYDSMGLMKVLTVGNIRQVDGIWTAHSMFMDNLREEHQTRLTLSNVSYNQDLDDNIFTVTAIERGRVE, from the coding sequence ATGAAATACCAATTGTTCATCGTTGCAATTACGTTACTACTCGGAACCATTTCGCGCCTGGAAGCGGAAGAACTCCAACTTACAGGATATGCCATAATGTCCCTTGTTGACGAACGCGATGACGGAGACGATCGCCAGTCCGAACTCGAAATGACACTAATCAATCATAGAGGAGCCACACGTGTTCGGGAAATGCGCAGCTACGGCAAGGAATATGGTGATGACAGTAAACAAGTAATTGTTTTCCTTTCTCCAGCCGATGTTGCCGGAACGGGTTACCTTTCCTGGGAGTATGAAGACGAGCAGTGCGATGATGATCGCTGGCTATATTTGCCCGCACTTCGCATGGTGCGCCGGATCAGCGGGGCGTCAAACGACGATTATTTCATGGGTTCGGATTTTACCTATGATGATATGGGTGATCGAAATGTGGATGAAGACACCCACACTCTTCTCAGGGAAGAAACCCTTGAGGGTCAAACATGCTGGGTTGTTGAATCGGTTCCTTTGAATCAAGACGAACAATACAAAAACCGTCTGATCTGGGTACGACAGGACAACTATATGGTCATCAGGGCTGAGTACTACGACTCGATGGGCCTGATGAAGGTACTGACCGTTGGCAATATCCGTCAGGTGGATGGTATCTGGACTGCTCACAGTATGTTCATGGACAACCTTCGGGAAGAGCACCAGACTCGTCTCACTTTAAGCAATGTTTCCTATAACCAGGATCTGGACGACAATATCTTTACCGTTACGGCCATCGAGCGGGGAAGAGTAGAATGA